One window of Salegentibacter sp. Hel_I_6 genomic DNA carries:
- a CDS encoding relaxase/mobilization nuclease domain-containing protein, with translation MIGKGHSVSGTRVSISYGWNQEKEAEVVLKEHVAGDTPAEIAEEFRIIQSQNERCINNTLSFIVSPTIEDGQDLSKTDLEEIARKFLKEMNLQNNQSIGFVHRDKAHTHVHIYTNRIGFDGKAYNDSFIGKRSQIAADNVAKELGLTRVREVQQERLNELKGLRQEIKNIHDRVLQSRPKSLDDYISKMKAQKVEVIPTINKANQLQGFRVEYKGVNLKASEVDRSMSGNRLIPTISQNQGLRKLMEAPKDLQVLNKTVQLSGNLSTKIAKEILKGIVKTVRDTGIGMGY, from the coding sequence ATGATAGGGAAAGGACATAGCGTTTCAGGCACCAGGGTTTCCATATCCTATGGCTGGAACCAGGAAAAAGAAGCTGAAGTCGTCTTAAAAGAACACGTAGCCGGGGATACTCCCGCTGAGATAGCCGAAGAGTTTAGGATTATTCAATCGCAAAATGAACGCTGTATTAATAATACCCTAAGTTTTATCGTCAGCCCGACGATCGAGGATGGACAGGATCTGAGTAAAACAGATCTGGAAGAGATTGCCAGGAAGTTTTTAAAGGAAATGAACCTGCAAAACAATCAATCTATTGGCTTTGTACACCGGGACAAAGCGCATACCCACGTTCATATCTATACCAACCGCATTGGCTTTGATGGAAAAGCCTACAATGACAGCTTTATCGGAAAACGAAGCCAGATAGCGGCAGATAATGTTGCAAAAGAATTAGGGCTGACCAGGGTTCGGGAAGTTCAGCAGGAAAGACTTAATGAGTTAAAGGGGCTGCGACAAGAAATCAAAAATATACATGACCGGGTACTTCAGTCGAGGCCAAAATCCCTGGATGACTATATAAGCAAAATGAAAGCTCAGAAGGTGGAAGTGATTCCCACCATCAATAAAGCCAATCAACTACAGGGGTTTCGGGTGGAATACAAAGGAGTAAATCTAAAAGCCAGTGAAGTGGACCGATCAATGAGCGGGAATAGGTTGATCCCAACAATCTCGCAAAACCAGGGTTTAAGAAAGCTTATGGAAGCACCAAAAGACCTGCAAGTTTTAAATAAAACGGTACAATTAAGCGGTAACCTGTCCACCAAAATAGCTAAAGAGATTTTAAAAGGAATAGTAAAAACAGTAAGAGATACCGGTATAGGTATGGGATATTAA
- a CDS encoding class I SAM-dependent DNA methyltransferase, whose product MITGDLKNQVDKIWNDFWTGGVSNPLTVIEQFTYLIFLKRLDDKQLKMEEEQNLLGIPMKNPIYTEKQKPLRWSQFKDKEPEGMFDLFTRPQEKLGGLTVFDFMKTVGKEGGIFSSYMKGATFMIPTPQVLDKVVQKIDALPLDNRDTKGDIYEYMLSKLSVAGKAGQFRTPKHIIRMMVQMMEPKKDDIISDPACGTAGFLVSAGEYLYENHHDWFEKEEFRKHYDEKMFNGTEFDSSMLRIAAMNLQLHGIESPQLVGKDSLSKSNGDVDDAYTLILANPPFKGSLDYDTVESSLLKTTKTKKTELLFLSLMLRTLKTGGRAAVIVPDGVLFGSSTAHKAIRKELVDNQQLQGIVSMPSGVFKPYAGVSTAILIFTKTNSGGTDKVWFYDMKADGLSLDDKRNALLDEEVTELTFKEPEKALEKARGKSDIPQILLDWKKLAKGQGDFTDRTSQSFLVPKKEIKDNDYDLSINRYKEIVYEEVEYEKPKGLIASIKELDAERQKALSNLEKMIRT is encoded by the coding sequence ATGATTACAGGAGATTTAAAAAATCAAGTAGATAAGATCTGGAATGACTTCTGGACAGGAGGAGTATCCAACCCATTAACTGTTATTGAGCAGTTTACTTACCTCATTTTTCTAAAAAGGCTGGATGATAAACAGCTCAAAATGGAAGAGGAGCAAAACTTGCTGGGCATTCCTATGAAAAACCCCATTTATACCGAAAAGCAAAAACCCCTTCGCTGGAGCCAGTTTAAGGATAAGGAACCCGAAGGAATGTTCGATCTTTTTACCAGGCCACAAGAAAAGCTGGGAGGATTGACGGTTTTTGATTTTATGAAAACCGTCGGAAAAGAAGGAGGCATATTTTCCTCTTATATGAAAGGTGCTACTTTTATGATTCCTACCCCACAGGTGTTGGATAAAGTGGTGCAAAAAATAGATGCTTTGCCTTTAGATAACAGGGATACCAAAGGAGATATTTATGAATATATGCTTTCCAAGTTATCGGTAGCAGGTAAAGCGGGACAGTTTAGAACTCCAAAGCACATCATTCGCATGATGGTGCAAATGATGGAGCCAAAGAAGGATGATATTATTAGTGATCCTGCATGTGGTACGGCGGGTTTCCTTGTTTCTGCCGGGGAATATCTTTACGAAAATCATCACGACTGGTTTGAAAAGGAAGAATTCAGGAAACATTATGACGAAAAGATGTTTAACGGGACTGAGTTTGATTCTTCTATGCTGCGTATTGCGGCTATGAATCTGCAGTTGCATGGGATTGAATCGCCTCAACTTGTTGGCAAGGACAGTTTAAGCAAAAGCAATGGAGATGTAGATGATGCCTATACCTTAATTCTTGCCAACCCACCATTTAAAGGTAGCCTGGATTACGACACCGTTGAATCCAGCCTTTTAAAAACTACCAAAACCAAAAAGACAGAGCTTTTATTTTTGTCTTTAATGTTACGGACTTTAAAAACCGGGGGCCGTGCAGCGGTAATTGTGCCCGACGGCGTTTTATTTGGCAGTAGTACAGCGCATAAAGCTATTAGAAAAGAACTGGTAGATAACCAGCAGTTACAAGGCATTGTTTCTATGCCTAGCGGAGTTTTTAAACCTTATGCGGGAGTAAGCACTGCCATTTTAATCTTTACCAAAACCAATAGTGGCGGCACAGATAAAGTTTGGTTCTACGATATGAAAGCCGATGGTTTAAGCCTTGATGATAAACGGAATGCCTTACTTGATGAAGAAGTAACCGAACTTACATTTAAAGAACCTGAAAAAGCTTTGGAAAAAGCCAGGGGCAAGAGTGATATCCCGCAGATATTACTGGATTGGAAAAAACTGGCTAAAGGACAAGGTGACTTCACCGATCGCACCTCTCAATCTTTCCTGGTACCTAAAAAGGAAATAAAAGATAATGACTATGACCTTAGCATTAACCGTTATAAGGAAATTGTATATGAGGAAGTGGAGTATGAAAAGCCAAAAGGACTTATTGCTTCTATAAAAGAACTGGATGCCGAACGTCAGAAAGCTTTGTCTAATCTTGAAAAGATGATAAGAACATAA
- a CDS encoding YafY family protein, with amino-acid sequence MESSQGWSIPLERIKQGRNVYFRYEDSEFSINNQPINELEAEQLKSAMSVLQRFKGLPQFKWINEILPKIDQAFQFSKDTGGIISFDNNEFLKGLEFIDPLFNAILYKKVVKINYQSFRNPEPVIIILSPYHLKEYNNRWFVYGKNSEYENMVNLALDRFESVEEFDGIYEPTDINFEEYFEDTIGVSKIPGQKPEKIRLRIDSSLWPYIETKPIHGSQKVIERRETSTEIQLELIPNYEMESLILSFGEKIEVIMPLDLREKIKERIQALFEKY; translated from the coding sequence ATGGAATCTTCTCAGGGATGGAGTATTCCTTTAGAAAGAATTAAACAAGGAAGAAATGTTTATTTCCGATACGAAGATTCAGAATTCTCTATCAACAATCAACCTATAAACGAACTGGAGGCCGAGCAATTAAAATCGGCTATGTCTGTTTTACAACGATTCAAAGGCTTGCCGCAGTTTAAATGGATTAATGAAATCTTACCTAAGATAGATCAGGCCTTCCAGTTTTCTAAAGATACGGGCGGAATAATTAGTTTTGATAATAATGAGTTTTTAAAAGGTCTTGAGTTTATAGATCCTTTATTTAATGCGATTCTTTATAAAAAAGTAGTTAAAATCAATTATCAATCTTTCAGAAATCCCGAACCAGTAATAATTATTCTATCTCCTTACCATTTAAAAGAATATAATAATCGCTGGTTTGTATATGGCAAGAATTCAGAGTATGAGAATATGGTGAACCTCGCACTTGACCGCTTTGAATCAGTAGAGGAATTTGATGGGATTTATGAGCCTACAGATATTAATTTCGAGGAATATTTCGAGGATACTATAGGGGTTTCAAAAATTCCCGGGCAAAAACCTGAAAAGATCAGGCTGAGAATTGATAGCAGTCTTTGGCCATATATAGAAACCAAGCCCATACATGGTTCGCAAAAAGTTATAGAAAGGAGGGAAACAAGTACGGAAATTCAACTTGAATTAATTCCCAATTACGAGATGGAGAGTTTAATTTTAAGCTTTGGCGAAAAAATAGAAGTTATAATGCCATTGGATCTCAGGGAAAAAATTAAAGAAAGAATACAAGCCTTATTTGAAAAATATTGA
- the mbpA gene encoding mobilization protein MbpA: MKREYIQVRCSIYEKKLLQRRAARAGISLSEYIRATAFDKNIVERITPEQLETYKMLVQYKNNFARIGNMFRKRDPKLAREVEDLAKEIRTHLKNFKK, translated from the coding sequence ATGAAAAGGGAATACATCCAGGTTCGATGCTCAATCTACGAGAAGAAGCTGCTCCAAAGAAGAGCGGCCAGGGCAGGAATTTCCCTTTCTGAATATATAAGAGCCACAGCCTTTGATAAAAATATTGTAGAACGGATAACCCCGGAACAATTGGAGACTTATAAGATGCTGGTACAGTACAAGAACAATTTTGCCCGCATTGGAAATATGTTTAGAAAGCGGGATCCAAAGCTGGCCAGAGAAGTGGAAGACCTGGCTAAAGAAATCAGGACCCACTTAAAAAACTTTAAAAAATGA
- a CDS encoding toprim domain-containing protein, translating to MNLNNLSCKSARNICIVKTLAKLGHFPTRKSEKEAWFLSPLRSETQASFSVSLIKNLWFDFGLGIGGNTIDLIMLVKSWSVREALEFLKNDIGYLSFSPPDIGHLTKESEISILDVQIIHLKALIDYLDSRNIPYEIGRKYCRQVWYRCKGKRFFALGLENYKRGWELRNKYFKTSSSPKTFSFFERESKQLIITEGMFDFLSLATIDEDLVQNSDCIILNSLAFLERIKMLIPKYEKALIYLDNDPAGKKAASLLLDQFDNVTDCSNSYSDYVDLNEKLKAEKSLTLK from the coding sequence ATGAACTTAAATAACTTATCGTGTAAAAGTGCCCGTAATATTTGCATCGTAAAAACGCTTGCAAAATTAGGGCACTTTCCCACCAGAAAATCGGAAAAAGAAGCTTGGTTTCTGAGTCCCCTGCGGTCAGAAACCCAAGCCTCTTTTAGCGTCTCTTTAATTAAAAACTTATGGTTTGACTTCGGACTGGGAATAGGAGGGAATACCATAGATCTAATAATGCTTGTAAAATCCTGGTCTGTAAGGGAAGCCCTGGAATTTCTAAAGAACGATATAGGATATCTTTCTTTTAGCCCGCCGGATATTGGACATCTTACTAAGGAATCAGAAATTAGTATCCTGGACGTTCAAATTATTCACCTGAAAGCATTAATTGATTACCTGGACTCACGCAATATACCTTATGAGATTGGTAGAAAATACTGCAGGCAGGTTTGGTATCGCTGTAAAGGAAAACGGTTTTTTGCACTTGGCCTTGAAAATTATAAAAGAGGCTGGGAACTTAGAAATAAATACTTCAAAACTTCCAGTAGTCCTAAGACCTTTTCTTTTTTTGAAAGAGAATCCAAACAGTTAATCATCACAGAAGGGATGTTTGATTTTCTTTCCCTGGCTACCATCGATGAAGACTTAGTACAAAACTCAGACTGCATCATTTTAAATTCCCTGGCTTTTTTGGAAAGGATAAAAATGCTCATTCCGAAATATGAGAAGGCTCTGATTTATCTGGACAATGACCCGGCAGGTAAAAAAGCCGCTAGTTTGCTTTTAGATCAGTTTGATAATGTGACTGATTGCAGCAACTCTTACTCTGACTATGTAGATCTGAATGAAAAATTGAAAGCTGAGAAATCATTGACTTTAAAATAA
- a CDS encoding SOS response-associated peptidase: MCYRTKLNSKLSEIERSLEARFIDPDAYKPQLEINAFTFSKTPVISDENQGEIQMFNWGLIPFWAKDDKIKKMTLNAKIETIAEKPSFRNSVKKRCLIIADGYYEWQWKDPEGKEKQKYLITPTDQEIFAFAGIYSTWNNPETDKTLNTYSIVTTEANELMAEIHNNKKRMPVVLKKQDHQSWLNGTDQSNFAFPYEVPLIATAVE, from the coding sequence ATGTGCTACCGTACCAAATTAAATTCAAAGCTAAGCGAAATAGAGCGTAGCCTTGAAGCTCGATTTATTGACCCAGATGCATATAAGCCACAACTGGAAATCAATGCTTTTACTTTTTCAAAAACGCCGGTAATTTCCGATGAAAATCAAGGTGAAATTCAAATGTTTAATTGGGGATTAATTCCATTTTGGGCAAAAGATGATAAAATCAAAAAAATGACCCTAAATGCTAAAATTGAAACCATAGCCGAAAAACCTTCTTTTCGCAATTCAGTAAAAAAACGTTGTCTTATTATAGCTGATGGTTACTACGAATGGCAATGGAAAGATCCTGAAGGAAAAGAAAAACAGAAATATTTAATTACTCCAACAGATCAGGAGATTTTTGCCTTTGCCGGAATTTATTCTACCTGGAATAATCCCGAAACCGATAAAACCTTAAACACTTATTCTATCGTAACCACCGAAGCAAATGAATTAATGGCAGAAATCCACAACAACAAAAAAAGAATGCCGGTAGTATTAAAAAAACAGGATCATCAATCCTGGCTCAATGGCACCGATCAATCAAACTTCGCATTTCCTTATGAAGTACCTTTAATTGCAACTGCGGTTGAGTAA
- a CDS encoding DUF3696 domain-containing protein — protein MAHKKIGVQNFRVFKDYTEFELRPITLLTGPNNSGKSSFIKLLLLLKNGLGSLDFKKGKHNLEDYKKILNWESDSNEIKIHFETEIPFFKEVTLDYYYKEGRVSKIVITKDKKSLLKYTNEIKGPIEWAPWAGSNSFYEYYSINIGNLLKFLYEGKFEYIIPHWTGEGFEYEWLNPQKIEDRFKTVQKQNLNTKKVNISNYRKNNDLTVKVDDNIFSLLAIRNEILKLKKDFLLFNLFINGENKTDYHTTLLLRLQKKAFRDVEFEDAIEIEELDILSNFTHNISYLFKEVKLIFKKYIKRAFKKFNEDKIEVKVSRLGQILFQENWFQFEPFDKESGENIISQLGRFDPEFKSLLNQVDYLSANRGNQRRVLQNESEVEIDKIVADFAERSNKNLEFIEKAFKIMEIPGKLIPVRYENTISVIYLEHEGKKVSLADLGFGFSQLIPIFLKIIMSKNILIIEEPEANLHPDLQAKLADILNLAVTEFPAKKLIIETHSEYLIRKLQYLTAKKELSPEQSVIYYFNADKYVSQEEPKVKKIEITQTGNLTDTFGPGFYDEATRLQFDLMKINQEQNN, from the coding sequence ATGGCTCATAAAAAAATAGGCGTACAAAATTTCAGGGTTTTTAAAGATTATACAGAGTTTGAATTAAGACCCATTACACTATTAACAGGACCTAATAATAGTGGTAAGAGTTCATTTATAAAATTATTACTCTTGTTGAAAAACGGTCTGGGTTCTCTAGATTTTAAAAAAGGTAAACATAATTTAGAAGATTATAAAAAAATATTAAACTGGGAGAGTGATTCCAACGAAATTAAAATTCATTTTGAAACTGAAATTCCTTTTTTTAAAGAGGTGACTTTAGATTATTACTATAAGGAAGGCAGGGTTTCAAAAATTGTAATTACAAAAGATAAAAAATCACTTTTGAAATATACAAATGAAATAAAAGGACCTATTGAATGGGCCCCTTGGGCAGGCAGTAATTCTTTCTATGAATACTACTCCATTAACATTGGCAACTTATTAAAATTTCTATATGAAGGAAAGTTTGAATACATAATTCCTCACTGGACTGGAGAAGGTTTTGAGTATGAATGGTTAAATCCTCAAAAGATAGAAGATAGGTTTAAAACCGTTCAGAAACAGAATTTGAATACTAAAAAAGTTAATATTTCCAACTACAGGAAAAATAATGATTTAACAGTAAAAGTAGATGACAATATTTTCTCCCTCTTAGCCATAAGAAATGAAATATTGAAGCTAAAAAAAGATTTTCTACTCTTCAATTTATTCATTAATGGAGAAAATAAAACAGATTACCACACAACTCTTCTGCTTCGACTACAGAAAAAAGCTTTTAGAGATGTAGAGTTTGAAGATGCAATAGAGATAGAAGAACTGGATATTCTTTCCAATTTCACCCATAACATTTCTTACCTTTTTAAGGAAGTGAAATTGATATTTAAAAAATATATTAAGAGAGCTTTTAAAAAATTTAACGAAGATAAAATTGAGGTAAAAGTTTCACGGCTCGGTCAAATTTTGTTCCAAGAGAATTGGTTTCAATTTGAACCTTTTGACAAGGAGTCCGGCGAGAATATAATTTCACAATTGGGCAGATTCGATCCAGAATTTAAGTCTTTACTAAATCAAGTAGATTATCTTTCTGCCAACAGAGGAAATCAGAGGAGAGTTCTTCAGAACGAATCTGAAGTGGAAATAGACAAAATTGTGGCAGATTTTGCAGAACGCAGCAATAAAAACCTGGAATTTATTGAAAAAGCTTTTAAAATCATGGAAATTCCAGGAAAGCTAATACCGGTCAGGTATGAGAATACAATTTCCGTAATTTATCTTGAGCATGAGGGTAAGAAAGTATCTTTAGCCGATCTCGGATTTGGCTTTTCCCAACTTATTCCCATCTTCCTTAAAATTATTATGTCGAAGAATATTTTGATAATTGAAGAACCAGAGGCAAACCTTCATCCTGATCTTCAGGCCAAGCTGGCCGATATCTTAAATCTGGCTGTAACCGAATTTCCCGCCAAGAAGCTAATCATCGAAACCCACAGTGAATATCTTATCCGGAAACTACAATACCTAACAGCCAAAAAAGAACTTTCACCAGAACAATCGGTCATCTACTATTTCAATGCAGATAAATATGTATCCCAGGAAGAACCAAAAGTTAAAAAAATTGAGATAACCCAAACAGGAAATCTTACCGATACTTTCGGCCCCGGCTTTTATGATGAAGCAACCAGGCTGCAGTTTGATTTGATGAAAATTAACCAGGAACAAAACAACTAG
- a CDS encoding DUF6730 family protein, which yields MKKLDEIMELMADEMKDFKTAVLELQKLSEQLEKMSIPISTEALEKNLNTFLQKQEVEKGKTDEILKEIDRKLKRARIIPNYLLILFGISGIIALGFVGYFGYTSKEKVEDNFEVYRTIMESQNKSYQDYFAAYPEIQEAYCEWLQGGYQGL from the coding sequence ATGAAAAAACTAGATGAAATTATGGAACTGATGGCCGATGAAATGAAGGATTTCAAAACTGCTGTGCTGGAGCTTCAAAAGCTCTCGGAACAGTTAGAAAAGATGAGCATCCCCATTAGTACGGAAGCATTGGAAAAGAACCTGAACACATTCCTGCAAAAACAGGAAGTAGAAAAGGGAAAAACGGATGAAATCCTAAAAGAGATAGACCGGAAATTAAAGCGCGCCAGGATCATACCCAATTATCTGCTGATTCTTTTCGGAATATCGGGAATTATTGCTTTAGGCTTCGTGGGGTATTTTGGTTATACCTCCAAAGAAAAGGTAGAAGACAATTTTGAAGTTTACCGAACGATTATGGAATCACAGAATAAATCTTACCAAGATTATTTTGCAGCATATCCGGAAATCCAGGAGGCATACTGCGAGTGGCTACAGGGTGGATACCAGGGTTTGTAA
- a CDS encoding N-6 DNA methylase: MKKIIEDKANEIWKAFDFHRGSREISDIYQLGLFLLLLKRKGTLPEFTLKGGKELPFKIEEQVYKCEIPEFIEIYQIEFKHRLQRFGDSSLNIFLLSLRVINLDDLDQDSFSKLFEKLLYQISEAQGKRGGEYLIPKKLSRFMLELVELPNKSLVYNPFAGVASFGVDLDENSSYVGQEINQSIWALGTLRFIAHNKKNGSLMLGDSLNDWREDTFFDLIISAPPFGKISHFNNHLDSSIKSCDEFIVKKGIKYLKSEGVLIALMPNSFLFSGGAYKALRKDLINRDLIEKIISMPAGILNNTGIQTSILVLNKNKKEKEFITLVDGTSFEIKHPRNVCLDYKKLSSLLGENQESKGLKKVNQLQVINNDYNLEVDRYFWEDDEEIEKYDALTPLAEILEEVYSEKIKDDEPFQLVSIKHLSNDNFDYNLKLEEIPIEKSIRSARKITESCLLVSRIGNDLKPTFFKYKGQGIAVSNNVMAFKLREDLIDMDYFFNELFSSLVQKQLSVYRRGASQLMIRKQDFLHIKISLPIPDKQTIKMKAVKESFFKAKEKEIALQKELLGYKDEAFREFASIKHTFRQYLNALKSNVSGTRKFISRNEGQAIGLETLYSKNLNRSLGQHLLSLEGTIDSMSHLLSTFNETKTKDETNETFFSLIDLVKESQNRFKNPEKFIFEKLYVDREALTDFSGYYTDPKIKLNQENFFTLFSNIVSNAVDHGFQNKKGNIIRTTITNDFNLKMHVIEISNNGSPLPEGFDLINLTTRGEKTSNSKGSGVGGADIKSIMNHYNGKIQLLNEPEAEFPVTYILKFPFHIEATL; the protein is encoded by the coding sequence ATGAAAAAGATTATAGAAGATAAGGCAAATGAAATTTGGAAGGCTTTTGACTTTCATAGGGGCTCTAGGGAAATTTCAGATATTTACCAACTTGGTTTGTTTTTGTTATTATTAAAAAGAAAAGGAACTTTACCTGAATTCACTTTAAAGGGTGGAAAGGAATTACCTTTTAAAATAGAGGAACAAGTATATAAGTGTGAAATACCTGAATTTATTGAAATCTATCAAATAGAGTTTAAACACAGGCTTCAGAGGTTTGGAGATTCTTCATTAAATATTTTTCTGCTTTCATTGCGTGTAATTAATTTGGACGATTTAGATCAAGATTCCTTTTCAAAACTTTTTGAGAAGTTGTTATACCAAATATCAGAGGCGCAGGGAAAACGAGGTGGAGAATATTTAATTCCCAAAAAGCTTAGCAGATTTATGTTAGAGCTAGTAGAATTACCCAACAAATCCCTGGTTTATAATCCCTTTGCTGGGGTTGCATCATTTGGTGTCGATTTGGACGAAAATTCGAGTTATGTGGGGCAAGAGATTAATCAAAGCATCTGGGCTCTAGGAACTCTAAGATTTATAGCTCACAATAAAAAAAATGGATCATTAATGTTAGGAGACTCCTTGAATGACTGGAGGGAAGACACATTTTTTGATCTAATAATATCAGCTCCACCCTTTGGTAAAATAAGCCATTTCAATAATCATCTTGATTCAAGTATCAAGAGTTGTGATGAATTTATTGTAAAGAAGGGGATTAAATATTTGAAATCAGAGGGGGTATTGATCGCTTTGATGCCTAATAGCTTTTTGTTTAGTGGGGGAGCTTATAAGGCACTTAGAAAAGATTTAATTAATAGAGATTTAATTGAAAAAATAATCTCTATGCCTGCCGGTATACTCAATAACACCGGAATTCAAACTTCGATACTTGTTTTAAACAAAAACAAAAAAGAAAAGGAATTTATTACCCTGGTAGATGGAACTTCTTTTGAAATTAAGCACCCTAGAAATGTTTGTCTCGATTATAAAAAGCTTAGTTCCCTGCTCGGGGAGAACCAAGAATCAAAAGGGCTAAAGAAAGTGAATCAACTACAAGTTATAAACAACGATTATAACCTCGAAGTAGATAGATATTTTTGGGAGGATGATGAAGAAATTGAGAAATATGACGCTCTCACCCCATTAGCTGAGATCTTGGAGGAGGTGTATAGTGAAAAAATTAAAGATGATGAACCCTTTCAATTGGTTTCTATTAAACATCTTTCAAATGACAATTTTGATTATAATTTAAAGTTAGAGGAAATACCTATTGAAAAATCAATAAGGAGCGCTAGAAAAATTACTGAATCCTGTCTATTAGTTTCCAGAATCGGTAATGATCTTAAGCCCACATTCTTCAAGTATAAGGGACAGGGAATAGCGGTTTCTAATAATGTGATGGCATTTAAGTTGCGTGAAGATCTAATTGATATGGATTATTTCTTCAATGAACTCTTTTCATCTTTAGTGCAAAAACAATTAAGTGTTTATAGAAGAGGAGCCTCTCAATTAATGATAAGGAAACAAGACTTCTTACACATTAAGATTTCACTTCCCATTCCGGATAAACAAACTATTAAAATGAAGGCTGTCAAGGAATCTTTCTTTAAAGCTAAAGAGAAGGAAATTGCTTTACAAAAAGAGCTTTTAGGCTATAAAGATGAAGCATTTCGTGAATTCGCCTCTATTAAGCACACTTTCAGGCAGTATTTAAATGCTCTTAAATCTAATGTTTCTGGTACAAGAAAGTTTATATCACGAAATGAAGGTCAAGCTATTGGCCTAGAAACATTATATAGTAAAAATCTCAATAGGTCGCTTGGGCAACATCTGTTAAGTCTTGAGGGGACTATAGATTCAATGTCACATTTGCTCAGTACATTTAATGAAACTAAAACAAAAGATGAGACAAATGAAACTTTTTTTAGTTTAATAGACTTGGTCAAAGAAAGTCAAAACAGATTCAAAAACCCAGAGAAATTTATTTTTGAAAAATTATACGTTGATAGAGAAGCTTTAACTGATTTTTCCGGCTATTACACAGACCCTAAAATCAAATTGAATCAAGAAAATTTTTTTACTCTTTTTTCAAATATAGTTTCAAATGCTGTAGACCACGGTTTTCAAAATAAAAAAGGGAATATTATAAGAACCACTATTACTAATGATTTTAACCTAAAAATGCATGTAATAGAAATCTCTAATAATGGGAGTCCTTTACCTGAAGGTTTTGATCTCATAAATTTAACTACTCGGGGTGAAAAGACATCTAATAGTAAAGGTTCAGGAGTGGGTGGTGCAGATATTAAGTCAATTATGAATCATTACAATGGCAAAATTCAACTCCTGAACGAACCCGAAGCTGAATTTCCGGTAACATATATATTAAAATTTCCTTTTCATATTGAAGCAACTTTATAA